From the Lactobacillus sp. PV034 genome, the window TATTTATTGTGCAAAATATCCGAAAACGACATTTGTTAATGATTGTCCGTGATCGTAAAAGGTTTAGATGGACAACAACACTCATTGATGCTATTGAAGTTATTGTATTTTTTGTAGCTACTATCTTTATGGTAATGATAACTTTCTTTACTACCCCTGATTTAGAAAATAAGAAAGTGATTTCTAGTAAAATAGAATATGAGCCCTTAATTATGAGTACAGATAATAATCAATCTTATTATGTAGTGGCCACATCTAGCAGCAAATCAGCTCCGCGTCAAAGATATAAGTTTTATAGTAATAAGGAGCGGATTACAGTTAGTAGCAATTATGCTTCTATCTCTGATGGTAAAGATCCAATGTCAATAGAAGCAAATGCTATTCCATATTCTAAAGAGGGATTAGAGAAGGCAGATAAACAATATCAGAATGCTTATGTTTCAATTTATACTGCTACTTATAAAAAGAACTGGTATAACGGAATTGGTCTTCATTCCGGTAAAATGGCGACAAGATACTATTTAATTAGAATTCCGGATCAGACTTTTGTTAAAAGAGTAAAAGATTAAAAAAGGAAGTGATAAATCACTTCCTTTTTTTAGGATTTATTTAGTTTTTTAGATTTATTTGCATGATCAACTAGCTGTAGACCATAGCCATACACGAAGGCCATTATCAAAGTGGCTGTGAGGTAATCCATTACATTTCCTGAGTAAAATGCGGCAACAAGGATAAAACCTAAGGCAATTAAAATAATAGTATTAATAAATTGGCGATTTTCTTTTGATTTAAACCAGTAATAAAGCAGGTAAAATAATTCATAAATATAAACTCCCAAGAATAGAAGAGCGCCAACTATTCCAAGTGAGTAGTATTGGGCAAGAAAATCTCGTTCTAGAGGGAAAATATTATTTTCTCTGATATAAGAGATACCTAAAAATTTATCATATTTATTATTGTTGTTGTTTACTACCTTATTTAGCATTTTAATCTCAAGATGACGATAGTTAAGTCGCTCATTAATCGGACTTTGCATTACTGTTAGCCAAAAATCAGGATCATATTTATATGAATATCCCTTCATAACAAAGCCCTTCTTTAAGGAATAAGCATAATAATGTTTTTTGATAAAATGTTTGAGAACTTTTTCTCTTTTAGCTCCCTTATATTTCTTTAAGTCCTTTTTTAGTACATCATCGTTTTTCTTGATATTTGCTTTTTTACCTCGGTTATCTGCCACGCCAATATCATAAGTGTTTCGTCTAAACATTGGACTGTGAGGCACGATGATACTACTTCCCACGATAACCAGAAGAATTGTTATTAAAAATTTCTTATTTACTTTAATGTTCTTAAGAACAAAGAGATGAATCAAATAAAAGATAATAAATACAATAAAGTCAATAAATAATCCGTATGCGCCAACTTTAGTACCAAGCATTAACATAGCCAATGCTTGGGCAATTACTAAGATAATGTTCAACACTTTGAAATCTTTATAAAGGAAATAAAGCATAAGCGGCATTAAGAAAAATAATATAGCAGAAATAGTATTTGCTAAATAAAAGAATCCTTTAGAGGCTAATTCAAAGTAAGCATAATTGTTTGAAGTAAACCAAGAAAAAATATTGGCATGAATCCAGCGCACGCCATAAGAACCATATGCAGTTAAAGAAACTACAAAAAGATTAGTTATTACAATAGTGAGTGAAAAAAGACCTGATAGCGCTTGAATAAGGTGCTCAAATTGTTTTTCAGAAAAATTTGTATATCTGGAAATGTAAAGAATGATTATCGGAAGTAACATTCTTAAAAGGTAAAAAATTTCTCCAAATGTTGAATAACCATATCCATTAGGATCTACAGCGTGAAAGTTTGCTGGTCGTACATGGTAGAGATGAAGGATAATATAGATAAGTAATAAGATGATGTAAGATAATACCCACCACTGTTTACGAATTCTCTGCCAATTATACTTTTGGCTAAAATACATTAAGAATACAATAAACACTCCTACAATACGAATTATAGTTGGAATGGTAAAGGGTAAAATGGTAGATAAAGGTCCCTTATAGAACCAGTCAAGCTCTAAAAAGGGTTGGATTAAGATAAACCAAAATAAAACGCGATTTACTTTTTTTTGCAATTTAAAAACTCCACTAATAAAATCTGGGATACTTTAAAAAGTATACTATAAAAAAGTGATAACAAAAAAAGTGAATCTTCGGATTCACTTTTTAAGAATAAAAACTACTTTGAACTCTTCTTATCATTTTTTTCCTTATTGTTTCCGTCTGGTGAAACCTTTGAAATTTTAACATCATTCGTGGAAGCAATTTTAGTTTGAGCAGGTTTTTTAACCTTTTTTAATTTTTTGAAATTTACTACCATTTTATGATTTAAATCACTAACTGCGGTTTCATCTTCCGGATCGTAAGAAGTAATAGCAAGAAGAGCAGAATTGTCGTAAACTTTTTCAACTTTTCCTTCGAAGGGATGCTTTAACTCTTCTTCAGAAGTTGCGCCGAGGATATCACCTAATTTTACATCAGCTTTTTTCATTATAAATTCCCTTTTCTATCTGGACTAATTTATTCTACAATAGTGAAATACTATTATAGATACATACAAATTTCAAGCAGGAGAACAATATTTTGCAAAGAATTATCATTATAGCCGGACCTAGTGGTGTAGGAAAAACAACTGTGACCAATTATTTATCTCAAAAATATAATATTCCTCGTGTCATCACCCATACGACTCGTCCAATGCGCAAGGGTGAAAAAGATGGTGAGTCTTATTATTTTGAAACTGATACTTCTTTTAATAAGCTGCATTTTTTTGAACACGTAAAATATGGAAGTTATCAGTATGGTTCAAGTAGAGAAGCGCTTAATAAAGCTTGGAAGAAAAGTGATCTGGTTACATTAATCGTAGATACGGATGGTGTCAAATCGTATCTTGATGAATTGAAAGAAAAGGCTTTTTTTATTTATTTAACTGTGAGTCAACCTCATATTCTAAGGCAAAGACTAATTGGGCGTGGAGATAATATAGAAGAAATAAACAAAAGATTAGATAGCAAGGAATTTAAACGAGACCTAAGCTTAAATCCAGAATTAAATGACAAAGTTCATTACTTAAATAATGATGATTTAAACAAAACTAAGGAAGAATTGGATGAAATAGTCAAAATTTTAAAAGATAGTAATTAATAAAAAAGTTGTTAAATCAACTATGTAAGCTATTACATTACAAAAGATGAATTTGAAAACAAATAATTGTAACTAGCTCGGTTTATTTTTGTAACAGTGCTGTAATAATTGCATCCTACAATAACACTTGTCAATTGAGATACAAAACGTAGCAACTGATAAACATTTTCGCTACTAAATAAAATTTATCAATTTATTTGAAGGAGAATTTATTTTGAATTTTAAATCAAACGTTATTAAGTTATCTGCTGCAGCTGCTTTAACTCTGACCGGTATCGCTGCAACTAACTCTGTTAAGCCCGCAACTCAAGTAAAAGCTGCCACTCAACAAGTAGTAACTATTAATTACATTCCTGGTTATGGTATTGCTGTATGGAACAACTATGAAGGTGGTCATACAACTGGTCAATATTTAAAACATGGTGATAGTTATAAAGTAATTAAGACTACTAAGGATTCACAAGGTAATACTTGGTATGATTTAGGTGCAAATCAATGGATTATGGCTAAGTACACTGTTGATCAAAACTCTGTAAGCCAAGCTGCTAGTGCATCTACTGCTAACACTTCATCTGTTCAAGCTGTTATTAATGTAGCTAAGGCGCAAGTTGGTAAGCCTTACGTATGGGGTGCTTCTGGTCCTAATAGTTTTGATTGTTCTGGTTTAACTTCATATGCCTTTTCTAAGGGTGCTGGCAAAAATATTGGACGTACTACTTATGTTCAATTAAATGCTGGTAAACGTGTTTCTGTAAGCCAATTACAACCAGGTGATTTAGTATTCTGGGGTAACTATCATGTAGGTATTTACCTTGGTAATAACCAATACATCCATGCACCTCAACCAGGTGAAAATGTAAAGATTGCTACTATTAGCAGTTACTTCTACCCATCATATGGTGTGCGTGTATTTAACTAAAGAAATTTATGGAAAGAGCCACTGCAGTGCAGTGGCTCTTTTTTGTGCTATAATAAAAATTACATTAAATTTTGAGATGTAATAGAAAGTTAGGGTAAGATGCTTTCTCAAAAAAAGAAAAATAAGGACTACACAAATTTTATTATTATAATTGCTAGCTTAATCGTTATATTTCTAATTGGTTTGCTAATTTATAAGAATGTATCTTCTGCTCATACCAAAAGGGCTGAAGAATTTAATCGAACTCACTTTAATGAAAATGTTAAAATTTATGGCATTGCAGTTGGTAAAATGACAGTTTCACAAGCCAGTAAGCAAATTAATAATAAAGCGGATAATAAAGCAACTTTAGATGATAATAAAATAATTCTTTCGCATGTTAATAAGCAAGTAGTTACAAAAAAACAAATAAAGGATTATTTTAATAAGCAGTATACTAAGTATCCCACTAATAAAAGCTGGAATTTTGAAAATCAAGCATTGGTAACTGCTCAAAAAAAGCTTAATGAAGTAAAAGATCGTAGCGTTGAGTATGAGATTGATGGTAAAAAATATAATTTTAAGCGCAGTGAATATTTCGAAAAAGTTTCTTACGATAACGGGGCTTACAATTTTGGTAGTACAAAAAAGTTAGAAGATAAGCAGTATCAATAAAAAAGTTACGACATTTCACAAAAAATATCCCTTTAAATTACCAACCGGAAAAACTATTACTGTTAAAAATGAAAGTTATGGTTGGGCAATTAATACTAAATATTTAATTCCAGCGATTAAAAAGGCATTGTCTGATGGTACTGAACGAATAAATGGTAAAAATTATATTTATGGACTTGGCTTTAGTACTTATGGGACTGGATATGGAATGAGTAATCATGGTTTAGGAGATACTTATATTGTTGTTTCAATTAGTCAACAAAAAGTTTGGTTTTATAAGAAGGGTAAAAAAGTATTAGTTCTTGACGACGTCGTTACCGGTACAGAAACTGGTAATGAAAAGAATACTGTAAGTAATGCTACACCTAAGGGCGTTTGGTATATTGAGTATAAAGAATCTCCAAGTGTGTTAGAAGGCCAAAATGACGATGGGAGTTCATATTCATCTCCTGTTGAATATTGGATGCCTTTTACTGTAAGTGGATGTGGCTTTCATGATGCAAGCTGGAGAACCGATTGGAGTAAAACTGCTTATCTTGCAGGTGGTTCTCACGGTTGTGTAAATATTCGTCCAAGTGAAATTAAGAAAGTATGGGACGTAGTAGAACAATATGAACCTGTTATTGTTTATTAAGTCCTAAAAAAAAGAGAGTTTAAACTCTCTTTTTTTATTTAATTTGGTAATTTATATATTTATTGAGATCTTTTGGACTGAGTCTAACTGTTAAATAAATTCCATTCTCTTTGTATTCTTCATTAAGTACTTGCCCATTCTCGTGAAGGTAAGCAGCTAACTTACCAGCTTGGAGAGGAAGTTTTAAATTAACAACCTCATAGTTAGAGAAAATACGGTTTGTAATTAAAGAAGCTAGTTTTTTAATTGATTGAGGATCTTTAGCGGAATAAAGTATATCATTACCTTCAATTTGAGGATAATTTCTCTTTGTAAGGTCAGCTTTGTTGTATGCTGTAATAACTGGAATATCAGTAATTCCCAACTCTTTTAGTACAGTTTGAGTAGTTTTAATCATTTGAATCATATTTTGATCAGAACTATCAACAATGTTAACCAGTAAGTCGGCTTCTCTTATCTCTTGAAGAGTTGCCTTAAAAGATTCAATTAAGTTATGAGGAAGCTTTGAAATAAATCCTACTGTATCAGAAAGAATAAAACTCAATTTATCATCTAAATTAATTCGACGTACGCTCGTATCTAGCGTAGCAAAAAGCATGTCTTTTTCAAAAACTTGTTTTTGATTAGCACGATCACTAAAAACTTTTAATAATTCGTTCATGGTGGTTGATTTACCAGCATTAGTATAGCCAACTAAAGCTACCTGAGGTAAGCGCGAATTATTTCTCCGAGCGGATTTTATTGTTTCTTGTTTAGAAATATTTTTAAGTTCTTCTTTAATGGCTGTAATCTGTTTACCTAATGTCCGTCGGTTTAATTCAAGCTGAGTTTCACCTGAGCCACGGTTTGCAAATCCACCACTAGCTCCTCCTGAACCACGTTGTTGATCAAGATTATTTTCTGAAGGGTGGAGGCGGGGAAACTCATACTGTAATTGTGCCAGGCGAACTTGAAGCTTAGCTTGTTTGGTTTTAGCACGGTTTGAAAAAATTTCTAAAATCAATTCAGTCCGGTCAAGGACACGTAACTTAGTCATTTTTTCTAAATTTCTAATTTGTGTGGGTGTTAGTTCATCATTAATAATTAAAACTTTTGCTTTTAAACCTTGAGCAGAAGCTTTAATTTGGTTTACTTTACCTAATCCAAAATAAGTACCAGCAGAAATTTTATCAGTTTTTTGATTCGCTTGTCCTACTACTTGCATATGATTAGCTTTAGTTAATTCACTCAGCTCTGCCATGTAATAATCAAAATTAGGATCATTTAAATTAACACCAGCAAGGTAAGCCTTAACCATTTTTTCTTTTGTCTCTATCATCTTTTCACCTCACTATTAGCTTGATTAATGAGAAAATTATAAAAGTTCTGCCTTTAAAAAGCAAACGATTTCAAATTAAGCGTTTAATTCATAATATTTCTAAGGTATATTTATATAAGTGATTAATTTTGGAGGACTGACTGAGATGAATAAGAAATTTTGTCCAAATTGTGGACATCCGATAAAAAATGATGCTGATTTTTGTCCAAATTGTGGCACTAAATTAAATAAGAAACAAGAAAATCCTACTAAAGAAATTCATAAGGAACCATCTTCAACTCAAGCTGTTTCACAAGAGCCACAATCACGAGTTGCTATGGTGAAGAATAAAGCACCAATGTCTAAAAAGACAAAGTTACAAATTGTTATCGCAGCGATTGTGTTGATAATTATTATTTTATTTGTTGGAATAGGTAATTGGTATTATCCAAAAGCAAATCAAGTTAACCGCATTGTTAATACTTTGCAGACAAGTACAGAAGTAAGTAAAGTAATAAAACCTGAAGATACTGCTGTTAAAGTAACCAAAGAAAACAGTAAATCTACGCGAGAATACTTTAAGAATCTAGCTAATGTAGCAGAGACAGAAAATTCATTGGTAAATAATGGCACTTATGGCGATTACACATTAGTTGAAGATGGAAAAAATCTTCTCTTCTTCCCAAAATATAAATTAGAAGTACCAACTTATAATCCAACTGTTACAACTAGCCATGCTAATTCCACAATTTATGTAAATGGAAAGAATGTAGGTAAAGTAAGTAGCGATGGTGCTGATAACTATTCTCATAAAATTGGACCTTTACTTCAAGGAGCATATTCAATCAAGATTAGTTCAAAAGTTCATGGAAAGACTTTAACTGCTAAACTTAATGAAGAAATAAAATCAAATGCTAATATTAGTATGGATATTAAGACTGCTAGTTTTAAAGTTAAGAGTGTACCAAATGGCGTGGTTTATATTAATGGTGAAAAGGCCGGTAAATTAAGTAAAAATGGAATGAAGAAGTTTACTGATTATCCAATTACTGATAATATGAGCCTCTATGTTGAAACTACTGTTAAAGGTAAAAAAGTTAAATCTGAAGTGATGAAAAATGTTGAATCGCAAGTTTATGATGATGAGACTACAACATTAGAACCTGAATTTGCAGGACAAATTTCCAAAACTGATGCTGAGGATCTGTTAACTAGAGTTTTAGATACTGATGATCCTGATGAGGATTCATTTGTTGATGGTAACAATAGTCGTGCATATCACTTAATTGTTGATGCGTTAAAGAAGACAAGTGACATGGATGGTTTTGAAAGTATTGGAGATTGTAAGGTTAAAATCTTAAATACTAAACTTACAAGCAATAGAGAGTCTACTATTAATTTTCAAGTTTCTTATGAATTTGATTTTGAAGATAAAACGAATAAGCAAACTATCGAGTGGGATGGATGTATAATTCAAAATAATGGATCTACCGATAATCCAAATTATCAAATCAAGGAACTTGGAAATTCTAAAATGATTTCAAATGAAGATACAGCTGACTAAACTCAATTATTTATAAAAAAATCCCATCTAAAAAGATGGGATTTTTCTTATGCGTTTTGTTTGTCATGATTTCTTTGCCATTTGGCAATTAATGGCAATATAATTCCGAGTCCAATCATAATTAATGGTTCAACAATGTTTAAAACTAACATATGAATCCAAGTAGGACTACCAAATTTAGCATCAATAGGGATAATACCAAAGGTTGCACCAGTAACGGTTACAATTAAGCACCACCAACCTACAATTAAGGCTAAAGTTCTATTTTTAATGTAAACATATTCAGATTTAAACTTATCATGATTAGCTCTTACTTTAATAAAGGCCCAGAATAAAAGTCCAGTTACATAAGGTGAAACAATACCGTTTAAGTTAAGTAATTGATTAAAAATGTCATTTACTGAAGGTAAAGTAGCACTTAAGAAAAGTAGTACTGAACAAATTCCAGTAGTTAGCCAATATCCGTTAATTGGTAAACCATTCTTATCAGTTTTAGTTAATTGTCTTGGTAAGTAACGCTTAGCAGTATCAGATAGGAAAATTCGTGCTCCACCGTCAACTAAAATAGCAAGTTGCGCAATCATATATATAGCTTGGGTAATGATAAAAAGATAAAGGAAGAAATTCCCTAAACCAAATTTATTTCCCATTGCTTGAAAGGCATAGTATGAGCCATTCATTTTTAAATCATCAGGTAAGTGATGGGCATTAAAGAATACACCAAGAGAAAATGAACCAAAGATTGTTAAAAATGCAGTCATAATTGCCAACATATACATTGCCTTAGGGAAATTCTTAGGACCATCTTTCATTTCAGTAACGTAGGGTGCGATGAACTCAGCCCCATTCATGGCAAAAATTAGAAGTCCAAGTGACATGAAGAACTTCATATCAAAAGTTGGAAGAAAGTTTTTAAATTGGAAAGGCTGGGTAGCAATATGACGACCTTCGCCTAAGTAAACGGCAGTCATGATTACGAAGAGGATAGTCATAATAAACATTGCTCCACCACCAATGATTCCTAGCCATTGTAATGTGTTAGCAAAGCGATGTTGGAAGAAAATAAAGATAACAAAGATTAAAGCGGTAAATAATGCAAAGGCCCAATTACTCATCTCTGCATCACTCAAAGCGTGCCCTTTAAATAGCCAAGCAAATGAGACAACTGTTGAATTTGCGACGTCTACTAAGTAAGGTAAGGAAACTACCCAATAGCACCATGCTGTAATGTAGCCCATTTTGTCACCAGAGGTATGGCGAATCCAAGAAGATAAGCCACCACCATCATTGGAAAAAGTAGAGCCAAGTTGTCCTACGATTAATTCGTAAGGAATAACAAATAAAATTAATAATAAAATCCAATCACTAACAACAGCTAGTCCCTGATTTTGAAAATTATAAATGATGTCATCGAAGCCAATTACGGTTACAAAGTCCATCAGGGCAATAACTGGCCAAGTTAGTTGTTTTCTTTTTCGTGCTGTATCAAACGAATCCATAAAATATACTCCTTTTTATTAAATTTTTAATTTCATTAATAAAAGGGTGGTGGATTGAAATTATAAAATGAAAACAGCACAGAAAAGAAATTTCTCAATTCTTGCTGCAACATGAGAAACTTTACCTTTCTAATAGTCACTTGTGTATTATATCTTACCTAATCAAATTAATTAAGAATATTTAAAACTAACTATTTGCCTTTACAAAAACTCCTTTTTTAATTATTATCTAGTGTAGTAGTTAAGTATTACACTATATCTTTAAAATAGGAGTAAAAATATGACTAAAGTTGTACAAGTAGACAAGATAACTAAAACTTATGGAAAAAAAGGTGAAAAGAAATACGAAGCTTTGAAAGGAATTGGCTTCGATGTTAAACGAGGGGAATTTGTAGGAATTATGGGAGCTTCTGGATCAGGAAAGACTACCCTTTTAAATATTCTCTCTACCCTTGATCAACCAACTAGTGGAAAAGTTCGAATTAATGGTCGTGATATTACAAATTTGAATAAAAACCAAATGGCTAATTTTAGAGGCCAGGAAATTGGCTTTATTTTTCAAGATTTTAACCTGCTAGACAATTTGACTAATCGCGAGAATATTGCATTACCTTTATCTTTGCAAAATGTAAAAAGTAAAGAGATTAATTCGAAGGTTGAGAGAATTGCTAGTAGATTAGGGATAAAAGAAATATTGGAAAAATATCCAGCAGAAGTATCGGGTGGTCAAAAGCAAAGAGTAGCAGCTGCACGAGCGCTTGTGCATGATCCAGCAATTTTGTATGGGGATGAACCTACCGGTGCATTAGATTCAGATAGTGCTACTGAATTATTAGAAACTATGAAAGATTTAAATGAGAAGGATAAAGTTTCAATCTTAATGGTGACTCATGATCCCTATTCAGCGTCTTATGCCCAAAGAATTCTTTTTATTAAAGATGGAAAAATTGGTAAAGAAGTAGTTAGAAAAGATAAAAATCGTGAAGAATTTTATCAAGAAATTATTACTGAATTAGGGAGAAGATAAAATGTTGTGGAAATTATCTTTGACTAGTATAAAAAGCCGCTGGAAAGATTACTTAGTTTTATTTTCCGGACTAACTTTGGCTAGTGCAATTTTTTATATGTTTATGACTTTGGCAACTAATCCATCTTTTCTTAAAGGAAATGTTGCATTGGCTTTTTCAACAACGCAGGCTGTGTATGGCTTTGGGATTGTTTTATTAGCATTAATTACTTTTATTTATATTATTTATGCCAATAGCTTTTTGCTAAGTATGCGGCAAAAAGATTATGCCATGTATATGATGCTTGGAGCACGTTCAAGTAAAATAGGTCGTTTAATTTTTGTAGAAACATTTATTGTAGGAACTTTAGCAACAATTATTGGAGAAATAATTGGTATCGGTTTAACACAATTAATTTCACAATTAATAATTACCCAGTTAGGTTTGGCTATTAACCATTTTGTAGGTTTTTATGTACCAGCTTTATTATGGACATTAGCATTTTTTATTGCCTTATTCTTTTTAGCGGCCTTATGGAATAGACATAAGTTGGTGAAAGCTAATCTGATTAATTTACTTAAAGAGGATCAAAAGCCAATTAAAACCAAAAGAAATACTGCTATAAAGATAATTGAAGCAAT encodes:
- a CDS encoding DUF2187 domain-containing protein codes for the protein MKKADVKLGDILGATSEEELKHPFEGKVEKVYDNSALLAITSYDPEDETAVSDLNHKMVVNFKKLKKVKKPAQTKIASTNDVKISKVSPDGNNKEKNDKKSSK
- a CDS encoding APC family permease — encoded protein: MDSFDTARKRKQLTWPVIALMDFVTVIGFDDIIYNFQNQGLAVVSDWILLLILFVIPYELIVGQLGSTFSNDGGGLSSWIRHTSGDKMGYITAWCYWVVSLPYLVDVANSTVVSFAWLFKGHALSDAEMSNWAFALFTALIFVIFIFFQHRFANTLQWLGIIGGGAMFIMTILFVIMTAVYLGEGRHIATQPFQFKNFLPTFDMKFFMSLGLLIFAMNGAEFIAPYVTEMKDGPKNFPKAMYMLAIMTAFLTIFGSFSLGVFFNAHHLPDDLKMNGSYYAFQAMGNKFGLGNFFLYLFIITQAIYMIAQLAILVDGGARIFLSDTAKRYLPRQLTKTDKNGLPINGYWLTTGICSVLLFLSATLPSVNDIFNQLLNLNGIVSPYVTGLLFWAFIKVRANHDKFKSEYVYIKNRTLALIVGWWCLIVTVTGATFGIIPIDAKFGSPTWIHMLVLNIVEPLIMIGLGIILPLIAKWQRNHDKQNA
- a CDS encoding LVIS_2131 family protein, encoding MTIGWNILGIFAWLVIILYLVFIVQNIRKRHLLMIVRDRKRFRWTTTLIDAIEVIVFFVATIFMVMITFFTTPDLENKKVISSKIEYEPLIMSTDNNQSYYVVATSSSKSAPRQRYKFYSNKERITVSSNYASISDGKDPMSIEANAIPYSKEGLEKADKQYQNAYVSIYTATYKKNWYNGIGLHSGKMATRYYLIRIPDQTFVKRVKD
- a CDS encoding TcaA 3rd/4th domain-containing protein; translation: MNKKFCPNCGHPIKNDADFCPNCGTKLNKKQENPTKEIHKEPSSTQAVSQEPQSRVAMVKNKAPMSKKTKLQIVIAAIVLIIIILFVGIGNWYYPKANQVNRIVNTLQTSTEVSKVIKPEDTAVKVTKENSKSTREYFKNLANVAETENSLVNNGTYGDYTLVEDGKNLLFFPKYKLEVPTYNPTVTTSHANSTIYVNGKNVGKVSSDGADNYSHKIGPLLQGAYSIKISSKVHGKTLTAKLNEEIKSNANISMDIKTASFKVKSVPNGVVYINGEKAGKLSKNGMKKFTDYPITDNMSLYVETTVKGKKVKSEVMKNVESQVYDDETTTLEPEFAGQISKTDAEDLLTRVLDTDDPDEDSFVDGNNSRAYHLIVDALKKTSDMDGFESIGDCKVKILNTKLTSNRESTINFQVSYEFDFEDKTNKQTIEWDGCIIQNNGSTDNPNYQIKELGNSKMISNEDTAD
- a CDS encoding ABC transporter ATP-binding protein, with the protein product MTKVVQVDKITKTYGKKGEKKYEALKGIGFDVKRGEFVGIMGASGSGKTTLLNILSTLDQPTSGKVRINGRDITNLNKNQMANFRGQEIGFIFQDFNLLDNLTNRENIALPLSLQNVKSKEINSKVERIASRLGIKEILEKYPAEVSGGQKQRVAAARALVHDPAILYGDEPTGALDSDSATELLETMKDLNEKDKVSILMVTHDPYSASYAQRILFIKDGKIGKEVVRKDKNREEFYQEIITELGRR
- a CDS encoding C40 family peptidase, coding for MNFKSNVIKLSAAAALTLTGIAATNSVKPATQVKAATQQVVTINYIPGYGIAVWNNYEGGHTTGQYLKHGDSYKVIKTTKDSQGNTWYDLGANQWIMAKYTVDQNSVSQAASASTANTSSVQAVINVAKAQVGKPYVWGASGPNSFDCSGLTSYAFSKGAGKNIGRTTYVQLNAGKRVSVSQLQPGDLVFWGNYHVGIYLGNNQYIHAPQPGENVKIATISSYFYPSYGVRVFN
- the hflX gene encoding GTPase HflX, with the translated sequence MIETKEKMVKAYLAGVNLNDPNFDYYMAELSELTKANHMQVVGQANQKTDKISAGTYFGLGKVNQIKASAQGLKAKVLIINDELTPTQIRNLEKMTKLRVLDRTELILEIFSNRAKTKQAKLQVRLAQLQYEFPRLHPSENNLDQQRGSGGASGGFANRGSGETQLELNRRTLGKQITAIKEELKNISKQETIKSARRNNSRLPQVALVGYTNAGKSTTMNELLKVFSDRANQKQVFEKDMLFATLDTSVRRINLDDKLSFILSDTVGFISKLPHNLIESFKATLQEIREADLLVNIVDSSDQNMIQMIKTTQTVLKELGITDIPVITAYNKADLTKRNYPQIEGNDILYSAKDPQSIKKLASLITNRIFSNYEVVNLKLPLQAGKLAAYLHENGQVLNEEYKENGIYLTVRLSPKDLNKYINYQIK
- a CDS encoding O-antigen ligase family protein, with translation MQKKVNRVLFWFILIQPFLELDWFYKGPLSTILPFTIPTIIRIVGVFIVFLMYFSQKYNWQRIRKQWWVLSYIILLLIYIILHLYHVRPANFHAVDPNGYGYSTFGEIFYLLRMLLPIIILYISRYTNFSEKQFEHLIQALSGLFSLTIVITNLFVVSLTAYGSYGVRWIHANIFSWFTSNNYAYFELASKGFFYLANTISAILFFLMPLMLYFLYKDFKVLNIILVIAQALAMLMLGTKVGAYGLFIDFIVFIIFYLIHLFVLKNIKVNKKFLITILLVIVGSSIIVPHSPMFRRNTYDIGVADNRGKKANIKKNDDVLKKDLKKYKGAKREKVLKHFIKKHYYAYSLKKGFVMKGYSYKYDPDFWLTVMQSPINERLNYRHLEIKMLNKVVNNNNNKYDKFLGISYIRENNIFPLERDFLAQYYSLGIVGALLFLGVYIYELFYLLYYWFKSKENRQFINTIILIALGFILVAAFYSGNVMDYLTATLIMAFVYGYGLQLVDHANKSKKLNKS
- a CDS encoding guanylate kinase; protein product: MQRIIIIAGPSGVGKTTVTNYLSQKYNIPRVITHTTRPMRKGEKDGESYYFETDTSFNKLHFFEHVKYGSYQYGSSREALNKAWKKSDLVTLIVDTDGVKSYLDELKEKAFFIYLTVSQPHILRQRLIGRGDNIEEINKRLDSKEFKRDLSLNPELNDKVHYLNNDDLNKTKEELDEIVKILKDSN